A stretch of Spirochaetota bacterium DNA encodes these proteins:
- a CDS encoding RidA family protein: MAIHYQNSNPNKRCFSNSVCVDGIIYTHGQLGISSPESVESFIEQANTSVDLLLAELNEYGAGFEDIFKVNVYITDKVNIFEEYLPWYQDRFESNPNPIRTTVIVTALSPNPHSYIKIEFVAKKPV; this comes from the coding sequence ATGGCTATACATTATCAAAATTCTAATCCGAATAAAAGGTGTTTTTCTAATTCTGTTTGTGTCGATGGTATTATTTATACGCACGGTCAATTAGGAATAAGTTCACCAGAATCAGTAGAGAGTTTTATAGAACAAGCAAATACTTCTGTAGATTTATTACTAGCTGAATTAAATGAATATGGTGCTGGTTTTGAAGATATATTTAAGGTGAATGTATATATTACTGATAAAGTAAATATTTTTGAAGAATATCTACCTTGGTATCAAGATCGCTTTGAATCCAATCCAAATCCAATCCGAACAACGGTTATTGTTACAGCATTGTCTCCTAATCCTCATTCTTATATAAAAATAGAATTTGTCGCAAAAAAACCAGTATAA
- the pepT gene encoding peptidase T, which produces MKLSQFSEFLTTYFIKYTTITSQSKSNILELPTTSGQMLLAKMLKDDLTDFGITDIELQDNAILLAKISGTTTAPPILFMAHIDTVDIGESPHVHAHIVNFKGEDFPLNKDKTIIFSVTDHPEIMNYQNDNIIVTDGTSVLGGDDKAGVTVMMGLAKYLSSNNIPHGDVYLLFVPDEEVGLRGAYAFDINKLPKNILSYTIDGGPIGEFGYETFNGASVVIDIKGVSIHPGSAKGILVNPILVANDIISLLDPLDTPEYSEGKEGFILVTDISGNASDAKIEMIIRDFDKERFNARKIFLQKTISKIQQKYPKASIELEISDSYANIANNLTDDKTCITIVEEAMSNLEIPIHVCPIRGGTDGAVFSSKGLPTPNLFTGAHNIHSIYEYLPISAFTKSLEVAIEIVKLAPKYK; this is translated from the coding sequence ATGAAGTTATCTCAATTTTCAGAGTTTTTAACTACTTATTTTATTAAATACACTACTATTACTAGTCAAAGTAAATCTAATATCCTAGAATTACCAACTACTTCTGGACAAATGCTTTTGGCAAAAATGCTCAAAGATGATCTTACAGATTTCGGTATTACTGATATAGAATTACAAGATAATGCTATTTTATTAGCTAAAATATCTGGAACAACTACTGCTCCTCCTATTTTGTTTATGGCACATATAGATACTGTAGATATTGGAGAAAGCCCCCATGTACATGCTCATATAGTTAATTTTAAGGGCGAAGATTTCCCACTAAACAAAGATAAGACCATTATATTCAGTGTCACTGATCATCCAGAAATCATGAATTACCAAAATGATAATATTATCGTTACTGATGGGACTAGTGTTCTTGGTGGTGATGATAAAGCTGGTGTTACTGTTATGATGGGATTAGCCAAATATTTGTCTTCTAACAATATTCCTCATGGTGATGTTTATTTATTATTTGTTCCTGATGAAGAAGTGGGATTGAGAGGCGCTTATGCTTTTGATATTAACAAACTTCCTAAAAATATATTATCTTATACTATTGATGGGGGTCCTATAGGTGAATTTGGTTATGAGACTTTTAATGGAGCGTCTGTAGTTATAGACATCAAAGGTGTTTCCATACATCCTGGATCAGCAAAAGGTATTCTTGTTAACCCTATTTTAGTTGCTAATGATATTATTAGCCTTTTAGATCCTTTAGACACACCTGAGTATTCTGAAGGTAAAGAAGGATTTATCTTGGTTACAGATATATCAGGTAATGCTTCTGATGCCAAAATAGAAATGATTATTAGAGATTTTGATAAAGAAAGATTTAATGCTCGTAAAATATTTTTACAAAAAACTATCTCTAAAATCCAACAAAAATATCCAAAAGCTTCTATAGAATTAGAAATATCTGATTCTTACGCAAATATTGCCAATAATCTCACAGACGATAAAACTTGTATTACTATCGTAGAAGAAGCTATGTCCAATCTTGAAATACCTATTCATGTTTGTCCTATTAGAGGCGGGACAGATGGAGCTGTATTCTCTTCCAAAGGTCTTCCTACCCCTAATCTTTTTACAGGTGCTCACAATATCCATTCTATTTATGAATATCTCCCTATCTCTGCTTTTACTAAATCTTTAGAAGTCGCTATAGAGATAGTAAAATTAGCACCTAAATACAAATAA
- a CDS encoding superoxide dismutase, with product MFQLPELGYSYETLEPTIDAKTMEIHYTKHHQAYVTGLNAVVESHPALAGKTVEELLKSWNTLPESAKLAVRNHGGGHHNHSLFWKLLTKDVVSIPSDLKEMLETTFGSIEKFKAEFENAAKTRFGSGWAWLVVDQNKKLKIISTANQDSPLMEGYTPVLGLDVWEHAYYLNYQNRRPDYVSLFWNIVNWDVVAKNIKSI from the coding sequence ATGTTTCAATTACCAGAATTAGGTTACAGTTATGAAACTTTAGAGCCAACTATTGATGCAAAAACAATGGAAATTCACTATACAAAACATCATCAAGCTTATGTAACAGGATTGAATGCAGTTGTTGAAAGTCATCCAGCTCTTGCAGGTAAAACTGTAGAAGAATTGTTGAAATCATGGAATACACTTCCAGAATCTGCAAAACTAGCTGTTCGTAATCATGGTGGTGGCCACCATAATCATTCTTTATTTTGGAAATTATTAACTAAAGATGTTGTCTCTATACCTAGTGATCTCAAAGAGATGCTAGAAACAACATTTGGATCTATTGAAAAATTTAAAGCAGAATTTGAAAATGCAGCGAAAACACGCTTTGGTTCAGGTTGGGCATGGTTAGTAGTCGATCAAAATAAGAAGCTCAAGATAATAAGTACAGCAAATCAAGATTCTCCATTAATGGAAGGCTATACACCAGTATTAGGATTGGATGTATGGGAACATGCTTACTATCTTAATTATCAAAATAGAAGACCTGATTATGTATCATTATTTTGGAATATAGTAAATTGGGATGTTGTAGCTAAAAATATCAAATCTATATAA
- a CDS encoding efflux RND transporter permease subunit, with protein sequence MKQLWIKTIDFLSENMFITNILIIMILLIGIFVNGRIRKEIAPQVEADAIHINIYYPTASAQEIEQDVIVPLEKIIQSFDVSVQYTSFANDAYGRIKALLPIDKNLANNRQRLFTALQNIPNITKDARITITEEGVQSIPIYYFSLQLKDAYTNQFNLLQQEADIINKKIKRHKDVYTVETSGLLRKEIFVNINPNKLSQYYISLQEIVKSLFRRNISSSEGLLDINNSEKIFITDAGFNYPLDITNTILRSNFEKQTVSINDIASTEEGFEVANNDVFINNSKAVFFGVRIKQNVNFIKFTKELDEMISQIKTTLPKELKLIVVEKRAESIDTVLKFTQSSALIGILIVFLVLLIFLDWRTALWTTVGIPITISLLVITLFFTNVSMNMLTLCGIITVLGMLVDHGIIISENIYRYRNMDYSPREATKLGVSEVFSPILVTVLTTIAAFLPLLLIQDTIGNIIKPLPIVICIALIFSFFEAIFFLPIHLSHIPLANVQQKQEKWFEKWKQEYGKLLKKALEMRYFIILIFLGILFATLVLISHMFKGFVFMEPIGISSLYVNLEAKAGTSRYEMKQFVSKLTEVVENTIPEHERTIIKEEIGKYHIISFSSQGFSPNRGQIAIYLSSLAERDRDATEILNSIQEAVGNSPHATNFTRVFYDSFGLIPKITSALNMRFLQGIGSSSKNYIEAMQEVFTYVNTIDGVVNPEHSSLCGKSRILLEFDYQKMAQLGIDAQIVSETLKIAISGFVPTIWRNHQEKIPYIIRLDPKYKNSIEDIQNLLIPNIFNKLIPLKLFTKTSEVQGQEDILRSSGQRMVEIYLDVDPLITTPTSINKKINKYYETIKDRYPDVDIQTSGESVTIANAFEDFKLAFLIAGILIYIILLMLFKEPLQPFIVLIAIPFGIIGSVWAFYFHNQVLSFMSLVGIVGLSGIVVNDAVVMVDFINKVINKADDTSNVISLIIMGAENRLKAVLLTTLTTVVGLLPSIYGLQGVADLIVPITTAIAYGLLFATVLTLFFIPVLYMVSYDLKKIVINNFFINKRTTH encoded by the coding sequence ATGAAACAACTATGGATTAAAACAATTGATTTTTTATCAGAGAATATGTTCATCACAAATATATTAATAATAATGATTTTATTAATAGGTATTTTTGTCAATGGGAGAATTAGAAAAGAAATAGCTCCTCAAGTAGAGGCAGATGCTATTCACATTAATATCTATTATCCTACAGCTTCTGCTCAAGAGATAGAACAGGATGTTATAGTACCACTTGAAAAAATTATTCAAAGTTTTGATGTCAGTGTTCAATACACATCTTTTGCAAATGATGCGTATGGTCGAATTAAAGCATTGTTACCCATCGATAAAAATTTAGCAAATAATAGACAAAGATTATTTACTGCTCTTCAAAATATTCCAAATATCACAAAAGATGCTCGTATTACTATTACAGAAGAAGGTGTACAATCAATTCCTATTTATTATTTTTCATTACAATTAAAAGATGCTTATACGAATCAATTTAATTTATTACAGCAAGAAGCTGATATTATTAATAAAAAAATCAAGCGTCATAAGGATGTATATACCGTAGAAACAAGTGGTTTACTAAGAAAAGAAATATTTGTAAATATCAATCCTAATAAATTATCTCAATATTATATATCTTTACAAGAAATTGTTAAATCATTGTTTCGGCGTAATATCAGTAGTTCAGAAGGTTTGTTAGATATTAATAATAGTGAAAAAATATTTATTACAGATGCTGGATTTAACTATCCTTTGGATATTACAAATACAATACTTAGATCTAACTTTGAAAAACAAACGGTATCTATAAATGATATAGCATCAACAGAAGAGGGTTTTGAAGTAGCAAATAATGATGTCTTTATTAATAATTCAAAAGCAGTTTTTTTTGGTGTGCGTATAAAACAAAATGTTAATTTTATTAAATTCACTAAAGAATTAGATGAAATGATCTCTCAAATTAAAACAACGCTACCAAAAGAGTTGAAGTTGATAGTTGTTGAAAAGCGAGCTGAATCTATTGATACTGTTTTAAAATTTACTCAATCAAGTGCTTTAATAGGAATTTTAATAGTATTTTTAGTATTACTAATATTTTTAGATTGGAGAACAGCTCTATGGACAACTGTAGGAATTCCTATTACGATCTCTTTGCTGGTAATCACTTTATTTTTTACTAATGTTTCTATGAATATGCTTACTTTATGTGGAATTATAACAGTATTGGGTATGCTTGTTGATCATGGTATTATCATTTCTGAAAATATTTATAGATATAGAAATATGGATTATTCACCTAGAGAAGCAACAAAATTAGGTGTCAGTGAAGTGTTTTCTCCCATCTTAGTGACTGTACTTACTACGATTGCAGCTTTCTTACCTTTATTATTAATTCAAGATACTATAGGAAATATAATAAAACCACTACCTATTGTTATTTGTATTGCTTTAATATTTAGTTTTTTTGAAGCTATATTTTTTCTTCCTATACATTTGTCGCATATACCTTTAGCAAATGTTCAACAAAAACAAGAAAAATGGTTTGAAAAATGGAAACAAGAATATGGTAAACTATTAAAGAAAGCTCTTGAAATGAGATATTTTATTATACTAATATTTTTAGGAATATTGTTTGCAACTCTTGTGTTGATCAGTCATATGTTTAAAGGTTTTGTTTTTATGGAACCTATAGGAATCAGTAGTTTATATGTAAATCTTGAAGCTAAAGCTGGAACTAGTAGATATGAAATGAAACAGTTTGTTAGTAAATTAACAGAAGTTGTAGAAAATACTATACCAGAACATGAAAGAACAATTATTAAAGAAGAAATCGGAAAATATCATATTATATCATTTTCAAGTCAAGGTTTCTCTCCAAATAGAGGGCAGATAGCGATTTATTTATCTAGTCTTGCAGAAAGGGATAGAGATGCAACTGAAATTCTAAATTCTATTCAAGAAGCGGTGGGTAATTCACCTCATGCCACTAATTTCACTCGTGTGTTTTATGATTCTTTTGGGTTGATTCCTAAAATAACCTCAGCATTAAATATGAGATTTTTACAAGGAATAGGATCAAGCTCTAAAAATTATATCGAAGCAATGCAGGAAGTTTTCACTTATGTTAATACTATTGATGGTGTAGTTAATCCCGAACACTCTTCATTATGTGGTAAAAGCCGAATTTTATTAGAATTTGATTATCAAAAAATGGCTCAATTAGGAATAGATGCACAAATAGTTTCTGAGACTTTAAAAATTGCTATTTCTGGTTTTGTTCCAACAATTTGGAGAAATCATCAAGAAAAAATTCCTTATATTATTCGTTTAGATCCTAAATATAAAAATTCTATAGAAGATATACAGAATTTATTAATTCCTAATATTTTTAATAAATTAATTCCTTTGAAATTATTTACCAAAACATCTGAAGTACAAGGACAAGAAGATATATTACGAAGTTCTGGGCAAAGAATGGTTGAAATATACTTAGATGTCGATCCTTTAATTACGACACCTACATCAATTAATAAAAAAATCAATAAATATTATGAAACAATAAAAGATAGATATCCAGATGTTGATATACAGACAAGTGGAGAAAGTGTTACTATCGCTAATGCTTTTGAAGATTTTAAATTAGCATTTTTAATAGCTGGAATTCTGATTTATATTATTTTATTAATGCTATTTAAAGAACCTTTGCAGCCTTTTATTGTACTGATTGCTATCCCTTTTGGGATTATAGGATCTGTATGGGCTTTTTATTTTCATAATCAAGTATTAAGTTTTATGTCTTTGGTAGGCATTGTTGGATTAAGTGGAATTGTAGTAAATGATGCCGTTGTAATGGTAGATTTTATTAATAAAGTTATTAATAAAGCAGACGATACAAGTAATGTGATATCACTAATTATAATGGGTGCTGAAAATAGATTGAAAGCTGTTTTATTAACGACATTAACTACTGTTGTAGGATTATTACCTTCTATATATGGTCTGCAGGGAGTAGCAGATTTAATTGTACCTATCACAACAGCAATTGCATACGGATTGTTGTTTGCAACAGTACTTACCTTGTTTTTTATTCCTGTATTATATATGGTTAGTTATGATTTAAAAAAAATAGTAATTAATAATTTTTTTATTAATAAAAGAACTACTCACTAA
- a CDS encoding biotin transporter BioY: MLIQIKSNPAHKFFTTYKSTIIFMIKIIVGSTIMAISAQLIIPTPLVFITGQTLGLIIVSLSMGSKAATSSIFLYLIEGALGLPIFASGTSSIAILLGPSGGYLWGFIPAAFVMGYFADKGYLTSFVKSTIATTLGIFIVFCFGLAQLSFFVPTNTLLTIGLYPFMIGEILKVAITVLVLPIIYRFTQK, encoded by the coding sequence ATGTTAATACAAATCAAATCAAATCCAGCTCATAAATTTTTCACTACTTATAAATCAACAATTATTTTTATGATAAAAATAATTGTTGGGTCTACAATTATGGCTATTTCTGCACAACTTATTATCCCTACGCCACTTGTATTTATTACAGGTCAAACATTAGGACTTATCATCGTAAGTTTATCTATGGGATCTAAAGCAGCGACAAGCTCTATCTTCTTATATCTTATAGAAGGTGCTCTGGGATTGCCTATTTTTGCATCTGGGACAAGTAGTATTGCTATTCTTTTAGGACCTTCAGGCGGTTATCTCTGGGGCTTTATCCCTGCAGCTTTTGTTATGGGATATTTCGCTGATAAAGGATATCTGACTTCTTTTGTAAAATCTACTATAGCAACTACTCTTGGTATATTTATTGTCTTTTGCTTTGGTTTAGCCCAATTATCCTTTTTTGTTCCAACAAACACATTATTAACTATAGGTTTGTATCCTTTTATGATTGGTGAAATTCTTAAAGTAGCTATTACAGTACTTGTATTACCTATAATTTATCGTTTTACACAAAAATAA
- a CDS encoding FAD:protein FMN transferase: MKNRCSIFFVFCIIFLINCSSKTYQRYVYQQKLMYTSFDIVFYSQTSKFKLNSKINHIWDTLDNLEYNLSAIGDGFVGTLNTDGFIKEDKNPEIFQIVSNFIVRSKIINQQSNGAFDITVYPLIRLWGFYIQDIQKRVPTDQEIEDTLKCTGMDNIIFTNDGILLKNNVKLDLGAIAKGYAVDVALGMLKDITNISAGFVNAGGNVKIYGAKPDGTLWKVGIRNPSGGDVKEIITLYDGEAIATSGDYEQFFEVDGQYYHHIFNPKTGKPVTHNLASVSVILKGSAEETDILATTFLSMGIKKSKELLDVFDKEQEHSILYIERNGKELVSEANNAWIQRTK, encoded by the coding sequence TTGAAAAACAGGTGTAGTATATTTTTTGTTTTCTGTATTATATTTTTAATTAATTGTTCTTCAAAAACTTATCAAAGATATGTATATCAACAAAAATTAATGTACACTTCTTTTGATATAGTATTTTATTCTCAGACATCAAAATTCAAATTGAATTCAAAAATCAATCATATTTGGGATACTTTAGATAATCTTGAATATAATCTTTCTGCAATTGGAGATGGTTTCGTAGGTACACTTAATACAGATGGATTTATTAAAGAAGATAAGAATCCTGAAATTTTTCAAATAGTATCTAATTTTATTGTTCGTTCTAAAATAATAAATCAACAAAGTAATGGAGCATTTGATATCACGGTATATCCCCTTATTCGTTTATGGGGTTTTTATATTCAAGATATTCAAAAAAGAGTTCCAACAGATCAAGAAATCGAGGATACTTTAAAATGTACAGGGATGGACAATATTATTTTTACTAATGATGGTATTTTATTAAAAAATAATGTCAAATTAGATTTAGGTGCTATAGCAAAGGGATATGCTGTAGATGTTGCTTTAGGAATGCTTAAAGATATTACTAATATTAGTGCTGGTTTTGTAAATGCTGGTGGTAATGTGAAAATATATGGAGCAAAACCTGATGGAACACTATGGAAGGTTGGTATACGAAATCCTAGTGGTGGTGATGTGAAAGAGATAATAACTTTGTATGATGGGGAAGCAATAGCTACTTCTGGAGATTATGAACAATTTTTTGAAGTAGATGGTCAGTACTATCATCATATTTTTAATCCTAAAACAGGAAAACCTGTGACACATAATCTAGCATCTGTTAGTGTTATATTGAAAGGTAGTGCTGAAGAGACAGATATATTAGCAACAACATTTTTATCAATGGGTATAAAAAAATCGAAAGAATTATTAGATGTTTTTGATAAAGAACAGGAACATTCTATATTATATATAGAGCGTAATGGTAAAGAACTTGTGTCAGAAGCTAATAATGCTTGGATTCAAAGAACAAAATAA
- a CDS encoding RnfABCDGE type electron transport complex subunit D, which yields MTTATYSDKILQEFPYADKEKLSRKIMIHFLIALMFPIGAGFYFFGLAMVRTAVACVAFSVLTEFVLNKIMHKESTLSDLTAIATGLVIAINMRPGLGLYPLLLTNIVGIAIGKIIFGGVGFNPINPAVVGRLLPVAGFPGLWATSIRPTIPNLMEYAGLTYWEATQYTFVKNVKTLPFYNKVVAAQPAHAPYSFTTELNTSYDVLSGTTYLETVKNWYKSGVMPEGMENLTEFFDYWTLFIGNMPGTLGETSKLAILLGFLYLVITRVISPLVPSLIVLFMGIFGWIFASTRIGPSTIGPMGLFAGDPLIWILAGGAMLGCVYMETDPVSSPRTIQAKILYSLLFVSIVTSIRLVFSYPEGVSFALLSSNLIIPFIDQLCNPKHKYAQQIKQILITLAIISVVFLTGIFVYKFFFNT from the coding sequence ATGACTACTGCTACATATTCAGATAAAATCTTACAAGAATTTCCTTATGCAGATAAAGAAAAGCTAAGTAGAAAAATAATGATACATTTTCTTATTGCATTAATGTTTCCTATTGGAGCAGGTTTTTATTTTTTTGGTTTAGCTATGGTGAGAACAGCTGTAGCTTGTGTAGCTTTTTCAGTATTAACAGAATTTGTCTTGAATAAAATTATGCATAAAGAATCTACTTTGAGTGATTTGACAGCTATAGCAACAGGATTAGTAATTGCTATAAATATGAGACCTGGTTTGGGATTGTACCCTCTGTTACTAACAAATATTGTTGGAATAGCTATAGGTAAAATTATTTTTGGTGGTGTTGGATTTAATCCTATAAATCCTGCCGTAGTAGGAAGATTACTGCCTGTTGCTGGTTTTCCTGGATTGTGGGCAACTTCAATTCGACCAACTATTCCAAATCTAATGGAATATGCCGGATTAACATATTGGGAAGCAACTCAATATACATTTGTTAAAAATGTAAAGACACTTCCTTTCTACAACAAAGTTGTAGCAGCACAACCTGCTCACGCGCCATATTCATTTACAACAGAGCTAAACACATCATACGATGTTCTTTCTGGAACAACATATTTGGAAACAGTTAAAAATTGGTATAAAAGTGGAGTAATGCCAGAAGGTATGGAAAATCTTACTGAATTTTTTGATTATTGGACTTTATTTATTGGAAATATGCCGGGAACATTAGGTGAAACTTCAAAACTTGCTATTTTATTAGGATTTCTTTACTTAGTAATTACAAGAGTTATATCACCTTTAGTTCCTTCATTAATCGTTCTTTTTATGGGTATTTTTGGTTGGATTTTTGCATCAACTCGTATAGGACCGTCTACAATAGGCCCTATGGGACTTTTTGCAGGAGATCCATTGATATGGATTTTAGCAGGTGGAGCAATGTTAGGTTGTGTTTACATGGAAACTGATCCTGTTAGTTCTCCTCGTACTATACAGGCAAAAATTTTGTATTCTCTATTATTTGTAAGTATTGTAACATCTATTCGATTAGTTTTTTCTTATCCAGAAGGTGTGTCTTTTGCTTTGTTAAGTTCCAATTTGATAATTCCATTCATTGATCAATTGTGTAATCCGAAACACAAATATGCACAACAAATCAAACAAATTTTGATAACACTTGCTATTATCTCAGTTGTTTTTTTAACTGGAATCTTTGTTTATAAATTTTTTTTTAATACCTAA
- a CDS encoding FMN-binding protein, producing the protein MLKDAPIGSPIFHIWNVLYLTIFSSIMAFGVLFVYYITYQPPNPLADVQLMLGDSLRLYNIEQKNMIKEETLALNIMDQTSINIYFETPELLRFYITDKVTGEPVMTVFSVSSGGFGGSVRALVGTDGNKVLAMRVLDVTTETAGLGQRVAEFGFQRQFINKTLDELPIDRTEWDSKGIDMISGATFSSSAIVDNIDKAFNLYQMGEN; encoded by the coding sequence ATGTTAAAAGATGCTCCAATTGGTTCACCTATTTTTCATATATGGAATGTGCTATATCTAACTATATTTTCTAGTATAATGGCTTTTGGTGTTTTATTTGTATATTATATAACATATCAGCCACCAAATCCTTTAGCAGATGTTCAATTAATGTTAGGTGATAGTTTAAGGTTATATAACATTGAACAAAAGAATATGATCAAAGAAGAAACACTTGCACTTAATATTATGGATCAAACATCAATAAATATTTATTTTGAAACTCCAGAATTATTAAGATTTTATATAACAGACAAAGTTACAGGAGAGCCTGTAATGACAGTTTTTTCTGTTTCTTCTGGTGGTTTTGGAGGATCTGTCCGTGCTTTAGTTGGTACGGATGGTAATAAAGTGCTTGCTATGCGTGTATTAGATGTTACTACAGAAACAGCAGGTTTAGGGCAACGAGTAGCTGAATTTGGTTTCCAACGTCAATTTATTAACAAGACTTTAGATGAACTACCTATAGATAGAACAGAGTGGGATTCAAAGGGAATAGATATGATTTCAGGAGCTACTTTTAGTTCGTCAGCTATAGTTGATAATATTGACAAAGCTTTTAATCTTTATCAAATGGGAGAAAACTAA
- the rsxE gene encoding electron transport complex subunit RsxE: protein MNKQNDTPSSWSELEKGFLAQNPVFVLLIGLCSSLAVSTNVSSALAMGLAALSVLVCSNIIISLCRNIIPPAVRVPAFIIGIAGFTTIIEILMKYYAPTLYGVLGVYLPLIVVNCIILGRAESFASKNTVWKSTLDGLGMGLGYTAALVSIAILRELLGNGTLSFQMAEDIGIVLNFTHPVVQDITNPIINVVNVFGTPTPINQALKEQYLTIFNIVHIIPEPLQLMKLPPGGFLVMGIYLAILQQFTIVKSKKKVAALKAAAVAKKVEASKGV from the coding sequence ATGAATAAACAAAATGACACCCCTTCTTCATGGTCAGAATTAGAAAAAGGTTTTTTAGCACAAAATCCAGTATTTGTATTATTAATAGGTTTGTGTTCTTCATTAGCAGTATCTACAAATGTTTCTAGTGCATTGGCTATGGGATTAGCAGCCTTATCAGTTCTTGTTTGTTCTAATATTATTATCTCACTATGTCGTAATATTATTCCTCCAGCTGTTCGTGTTCCTGCTTTTATTATTGGTATCGCTGGATTTACAACAATAATTGAAATATTAATGAAATATTATGCTCCAACTCTATATGGAGTACTAGGAGTTTACCTACCTTTAATTGTTGTAAATTGTATTATTTTAGGAAGAGCAGAATCTTTTGCGAGTAAAAATACAGTTTGGAAATCTACTCTTGATGGTTTAGGTATGGGTTTAGGTTATACTGCAGCTCTAGTATCCATTGCAATTCTTAGAGAATTATTAGGTAATGGAACTTTATCTTTTCAAATGGCAGAAGATATAGGTATTGTTTTGAATTTTACCCATCCTGTGGTGCAAGATATAACTAATCCAATAATAAATGTAGTGAACGTTTTTGGTACACCAACACCAATTAATCAAGCTCTAAAAGAACAATATTTAACAATATTTAATATAGTTCATATTATTCCTGAGCCTCTTCAATTAATGAAACTACCTCCTGGAGGATTTTTAGTAATGGGAATTTATCTTGCTATTTTACAACAGTTTACTATTGTGAAATCAAAGAAGAAAGTAGCAGCCTTGAAAGCTGCAGCAGTTGCAAAAAAAGTAGAAGCAAGTAAAGGAGTATAA
- a CDS encoding RnfABCDGE type electron transport complex subunit B has translation MDISIVIVGTIVLSGTALILGLAISFVTQLFYVEIDPRIDQLYNILPHFNCGACGHPGCVPYAESIINDNEQTNKCKPGGAKVAAQIVEFLNSNK, from the coding sequence ATGGATATTTCTATTGTAATAGTAGGAACTATTGTTCTTAGTGGAACAGCATTGATATTAGGTCTGGCAATTTCATTTGTAACACAATTATTTTATGTGGAAATAGATCCGCGTATTGATCAGCTTTACAATATTTTACCACATTTTAATTGTGGAGCTTGTGGACATCCTGGTTGTGTACCTTATGCAGAATCTATTATAAATGATAATGAACAAACAAATAAATGTAAACCAGGTGGAGCTAAAGTAGCTGCTCAAATAGTAGAATTTTTAAATTCTAATAAATAA